A window from Vigna angularis cultivar LongXiaoDou No.4 chromosome 7, ASM1680809v1, whole genome shotgun sequence encodes these proteins:
- the LOC108337521 gene encoding disease resistance protein LAZ5 has product MESEQCHDVYLNLKGKIHYGFGGNLCNALRKKGFKTMMSKEGMQSGSQDSPFLLRAIEQSRISIVVFSKDYPCYTWCLKELVKIVECMETKNQLVFPIFYKVNPYNVREQKKSYCNAFARHDKKFGKDSDEVRKWRSAMSRVANLPGLVAGSGYEYEHLEKVVEMVTRSLSRYDIFISFRGPDTRHSFTGFLYQALSRERFKTFMDAEELKDGDKIPSAITEAIESSRLSIVVLSENYADSSSCLDELDTIMKCMKSKNQLVWPIFYKVEPTTVRNQKNTYHQAMAAHEQRYGRDSSKVSKWRQNLSEVADLKGFLLQRDEYEYKLVEEIVKKAIENDNGRYSHVTSLDLSGMNNGDENELASSSPSTSRNQHTDNNDDEDCSSELSVG; this is encoded by the exons ATGGAATCGGAACAGTGTCACGATGTTTATCTGAATTTGAAAGGGAAAATCCACTACGGCTTCGGCGGAAATCTGTGCAACGCGCTGCGGAAGAAGGGGTTCAAGACTATGATGAGCAAAGAGGGAATGCAGAGTGGTTCCCAAGATTCACCCTTTCTTCTGAGAGCAATCGAGCAATCTAGAATCTCGATCGTTGTTTTCTCCAAAGACTACCCATGTTACACTTGGTGTCTGAAGGAGCTTGTCAAGATTGTCGAGTGTATGGAGACCAAGAACCAATTGGTTTTCCCAATCTTCTACAAAGTCAACCCCTACAACGTCAGGGAACAGAAGAAATCCTACTGCAATGCCTTTGCCAGACACGACAAGAAGTTCGGGAAGGACTCCGACGAAGTCCGCAAATGGCGGTCTGCTATGTCTCGAGTCGCCAATTTGCCTGGACTCGTCGCTGGATCTGG GTATGAATATGAGCATCTTGAAAAGGTTGTGGAAATGGTGACTCGATCCTTGTCTCGGTACGATATCTTTATCAGTTTTAGGGGACCAGATACTCGTCACTCCTTCACGGGTTTTCTGTATCAAGCACTGTCCCGAGAGAGATTCAAAACCTTCATGGATGCTGAAGAGTTGAAAGACGGGGACAAAATTCCATCGGCTATTACTGAAGCCATCGAATCGTCAAGGCTATCCATTGTTGTTCTTTCTGAAAACTACGCAGATTCTTCGTCGTGTCTTGATGAACTTGACACCATCATGAAGTGTATGAAGAGCAAGAATCAGTTAGTTTGGCCAATATTTTACAAAGTGGAACCCACCACAGTAAGGAATCAAAAGAACACTTATCACCAAGCCATGGCTGCACATGAACAAAGATATGGACGTGACTCTAGTAAGGTGTCGAAATGGAGACAGAATTTGTCTGAAGTTGCTGACTTGAAAGGATTCCTCCTTCAACGTGATGA gtatGAATATAAACTGGTGGAGGAGATTGTGAAAAAAGCCATTGAGAATGATAATGGAAGATACTCCCATGTAACAAGTCTTGACTTGAGTGGCATGAACAATGGTGATGAAAATGAGTTGGCTAGTTCGAGTCCTAGTACTAGCAGGAATCAACACACCGATAacaatgatgatgaagattgtTCCTCTGAATTAAGTGTGGGCTAG
- the LOC108337206 gene encoding probable serine/threonine-protein kinase PBL23, which produces MSFFSCCTSSEKINKNSFRGSSRDFNHAKSMPSCGTMCFKSDNSKRKFIEQEIAKIGRGNITSQTFSYHELCVATGNFHPENMIGEGGFGRVYKGRIKSINKVVAVKKLNRNGFQGNREFLVEVLILSLLHHPNLVNLVGYCADGEQRILVYEYMVNGSLEDHLLELPEDRKPLDWQTRMNIAAGAAKGLEYLHEVANPPVIYRDFKSSNILLDENFNPKLSDFGLAKLGPTGDKTHVSTRVMGTYGYCAPEYASTGQLTTKSDIYSFGVVFLEMITGRRVLDQSRSSEEQNLVTWAQPLFKDRRKFTSMADPLLKGNYPAKGLHQALAVAAMCLQEEAHTRPLISDVVTAIDVLAKTQMQVGKQQHATDTFLEDKERS; this is translated from the exons ATGAGTTTCTTTTCATGTTGCACATCATCTGAGAAGATCAACAAGAACTCCTTCAGAGGGAGCAGCAGGGACTTCAATCATGCAAAATCTATGCCATCATGTGGTACCATGTGTTTTAAATCTG ATAACAGCAAGAGGAAGTTCATAGAACAAGAAATTGCAAAGATTGGAAGAGGGAATATTACCTCTCAGACTTTTTCTTATCATGAGCTATGTGTTGCAACTGGGAATTTTCACCCCGAGAACATGATTGGTGAAGGAGGCTTTGGAAGGGTGTATAAAGGACGCATTAAAAGCATAAACAAG GTTGTAGCTGTGAAGAAACTTAACAGGAATGGATTCCAAGGAAACAGGGAATTTCTTGTAGAGGTTTTGATTTTGAGTCTCTTGCACCACCCTAACCTTGTTAATTTGGTAGGGTATTGTGCAGATGGTGAACAAAGGATTTTGGTATACGAATACATGGTGAATGGTTCTTTAGAAGATCACCTTCTTG AACTACCTGAGGACAGAAAGCCTTTGGATTGGCAAACCAGAATGAACATAGCAGCAGGTGCAGCTAAAGGACTTGAATACTTGCATGAGGTAGCAAATCCACCAGTGATATACCGTGatttcaaatcatcaaacaTACTATTGGATGAAAACTTCAATCCAAAGCTCTCTGATTTTGGACTTGCAAAGCTTGGTCCAACTGGTGATAAAACTCATGTATCCACCAGGGTCATGGGAACTTATGGCTATTGTGCTCCTGAGTATGCCTCAACAGGCCAATTGACTACAAAATCAGATATATACAGCTTCGGAGTGGTATTTCTAGAGATGATCACAGGAAGAAGAGTTCTTGATCAATCAAGATCATCTGAGGAGCAAAACTTAGTCACTTGG GCACAGCCACTATTCAAAGACAGAAGGAAATTTACATCAATGGCTGATCCATTGCTGAAAGGGAACTACCCTGCAAAGGGTCTACACCAAGCACTAGCAGTTGCAGCAATGTGCCTTCAGGAGGAAGCACATACTCGACCTTTGATCAGTGACGTGGTTACAGCCATTGATGTTTTAGCCAAGACGCAGATGCAAGTGGGAAAACAGCAACATGCAACAGACACTTTTTTGGAGGACAAAGAACGCAGCTAA